The sequence AGGAGAAAAAAGAAGAAGCAAAACCGGTTGAACCTGTAAAAGAAACTCCAAAACCAGTGGTAGAAGAGAAAAAAATAGAAGCTCCAAAAGTGGAAGCTGAACCTGAGTCTCAGGAACCTCAAAAAATTGAAACTGTTTATCAGAAACTGGACGGTCCTAAGATCGTAGGTGAAAAAATTGATTTAACTCAGTTTGCACCAAAACCAGGAGCTGGTGCCAAAAAGAAAAGAAAGAGAATTGAAAAGCCAGGTGGAGGTCCAAATAACCAAGGCCAAGGTGGAAACAATCAAAACTCTGGAAATAATAACCAAGGCCAAGGTGGCCAGGGTGGAAACCGTCCGCACAATAATAATGGTGGTGGACAAGGTGGAAACCGTCAAGGACAAGGTGGACAAGGAAATCGTCCACAAGGTCAAGGCGGAAACCGTTTCGGAAATAACCAAGGTGGAAACCGTCCAGGTGGCCAAGGTGGTGGATTTAAGAAAGGAGGTCAAAACAACAGACCTGGTCAAAGAGTTATGCCAGTCGAATTAACTGACGAACAAGTTAAAAACCAGATCAAGGAAACCTTAGAAAAACTTACCAATAAAGGAGGTAAATCTAAATCTGCAAAACACAGAAAAGATAAGAGAACTTATCGTAGAGAACAGGATGAGCGTCAGCAGGAGCTTGAAGCACAAGACAGAACGCTGAAAGTAACAGAATTTATTACGGTAGGAGAATTAGCGAGCTTAATGAACGTTTCTCCAACTGAAGTAATCTCTGCATGTTTCTCACTTGGGGTAATGGTTACCATGAACCAAAGACTGGAAGCTGATACCTTATTGTTGGTAGCTGATGAATTCGGTTATAAGATTGAATTCTCTGATGCAGATCTTGAAGATACAGAATCAGAAGATGAAATTGATACTGAAGAAAGCTTGGTGTCAAGAGCACCAGTAGTTACGGTAATGGGACACGTTGACCACGGTAAAACTTCATTACTGGATTATGTGAGAAAAACTAACGTAATTGCAGGTGAATCTGGAGGTATTACTCAGCACATTGGTGCTTATAATGTGAAACTGGAAAACGGTCAGAGAATTACCTTCTTAGATACACCAGGTCACGAAGCGTTTACAGCGATGAGAGCGAGAGGTGCTCAGATCACGGATATTGCAATTATTGTAATTGCTGCTGATGATGATGTAATGCCACAAACGAAAGAAGCTATTGCTCACGCTCAGGCTGCACAGGTACCAATGATTATTGCAATTAACAAAGTTGATAAACCAAATGCAAATCCTGATAACATTCGTCAACAACTTTCAGGTTTAAACCCTCCGGTTTTAGTGGAAGAATGGGGAGGAAATGTTCAGGCTCAGGAAATCTCTGCAAAGTTTGGTAATAATGTAGATGTATTATTGGAGAAAGTTTTATTACAGGCTGAAATGCTTGAATTAAAAGCAAATCCTGATCGTTCTGCAAATGGTGTTGTTATTGAAGCATCTCTTGATAAAGGTAGAGGGTATGTTGCTACAATGTTGGTACAGACTGGAACCTTAAGAGTAGGAGATTATGTAGTAGCGGGTAAAAATCATGGTAAAGTAAAAGCCTTACTTGATGAAAGAGGGAAAAACCTTGCGGAAGCAGGTCCTTCAATCCCTGCAACAATCCTAGGTTTAGATGGAGCACCAACAGCTGGTGATAAATTCCGAGTATATGCTGACGAAAGTGAAGGTAAAGCTATCGCTAACAAGAGAGAGCAGCTTCAGAGAGAACTTTCTATCAGAACGAAAAAGCATACAACGCTTGAAGAATTGGGTAGACGTATTGCTTTAGGAGAATTCAAAGAATTGAATATTATCCTTAAAGGTGACGTGGATGGTTCTGTGGAAGCACTTTCTGATCAATTACAAAGATTGTCAACAGAGGAAATCAGTGTAAAAATTCTTCACTCAGGTGTAGGACAGATTACAGAATCAGATATCAACCTAGCAGCAGCATCAGATGCTATTATCATTGGATTTAATGTAAGAGCTGGTGCTAATGCAAAAGAACTTGCAGACCGTGAGGAAATTGAGATCAGAACATATTCTGTAATCTATAAAGCAATCGACGAAGTAAAAGAAGCGATGGAGGGAATGCTTTCTCCTGAAATTCAAGAGCAGGTAATTGGTAATGTTGAGATCCGTGAGGTATTCAAGATTTCTAAGGTTGGTTCAATTGCAGGATGTATGGTTCTTACCGGAAAAGTTACAAGACAGTCGAAAGTACGTTTGTTAAGAGACGGTATTGTGAAATTTGACGGAGAGCTTGAAAGCTTGAAGCGTTTCAAAGACGATGTGAAAGAAGTAACAAAAGGTTATGAATGTGGTCTGAACTTAAAAGGTTATAACGATATTGAAATCGGAGATATTCTTGAAGTTTACGAAGAAGTAGCTGTTAAGAAAAAGCTGAAATAATATTCAGATACGAATATAAAATAAGCCGTCTCAATGAGACGGCTTATTTTTGTTTGCATTCACTTTGTTTAAATCTCTTTTTTCTAAACCTATCGATTTCCTTTCATTGTAATTTTTTCAAATATTTATTTTAGTATAGGTTTGAATTGAAAACTAATGTATTGAATGTTAAAATTATTTTTTTTATTAATGACCGAAGTATTGGATACGCAATAGGTTGTCTGCTAGATCTTTTTAGTAGAATATGGGTAAGCGATGGGACTGTAAATAAATGTATAAAACTTTATATCCTGTCAAAACTGATTGATTTTTTTTACTTTTAAACGCCTATTTAACTGAAAATTAGCACTTTTGTAATTTAGATTGATTATAAATAAATTTTTTCACGTCGAATTATTAATTGTTAAATCCCATTTTAAAACGGTTATTTTTTATTTTCATAAATAAATGTGGGAAAATATTGCGAATCTTTCTGTTTTGTGGGGGGTGTTCCTGGTGTATTGTGAATGAAATTGATCTATCTGTGCATATAAAATTTGCTAGTGTTAATATTTATTAACATATTTGCCTCTAAAATATATTAAAATTTGTTAATATGAATGTTAAACTACGTGTATTAAGTGCTGGAGCATTGTTCTTCTTGGGGCAAGCAGCTTTTGCACAGACAACAAAAAAAGATACGGCTAATGCAACTCAGATTGAGGAAGTTGTAATGGTTGGGTTCGGCCAGAAAAAAACAATTCAGGAAATGACAGGGTCTGTTAGTACCATGTCTGCTAAATCAATTGAAGATATTCCTGTTGCTTCTGTCGACAAAATGTTGCAGGGTAGAGTTGCTGGGGTACAGACAGGTTCTGCCTCTGGACAACCTGGAGGTATGACGAATGTTCGTGTTCGTGGTATTTCTTCAATTAATGGAGTATCTTCACCTATTTATATTGTTGATGGGGTAAGGATTTCTTCAGGAGATGTATCAAAACAGACTACTACTTCAAATGCTTTAGCAGGTCTGAATCCTGATGATATTGAAAATGTAACAGTTCTTAAAGACGCAGTTTCTACTGCTGTTTATGGTGCTGATGCTGGTGCTGGGGTAATTGTTATTACAACAAAAAGTGGTAAAAAAGGTAAACCAAAATTCAATGTTGCATTCAATAGCGGTTTTAATGACAGAGCAATAAAACCACACGACTCTTTTAATACTGCAGATTGGAGAACTTATTTACTTCAGGCATATTCAAACCGTGATAATAAGACATATACAGCTGCTCAGATTGCTGCTGGTGCTGTAGGTGCTAATGCTGCAGGCGTTTTTAGCGCAGGCGATCAAACTACAGATTGGCAGAATGCAACCCAGAAAAAGGGATATCAGCAAAATCTTGATATTAGTATGTCAGGAGGAAATGATAAATTTACATATTACTCATCCTTTAATTACTTTAACCAAGAAAGTGTTGTTAGAGGGTCTTATTTTAATAGAATTGCTTTTACAAATAAATTATCATATCAGGCAACAGATAAACTTAAAGTAAGTACAGATTTCCAGTTCTCATATGGTAAAATTAGTACACTAAGTAATGGAGGTGCGTTTTCAAACCCTATTCTTACACAATATTTTAACAGACCAACTGACCCTATAAGAAATTCTGATGGAACTTGGAATTTTGGAGATGGAGGAAGATTAAGTAATGGAAATTTCAACTCTGCAGCTTTACAAGATTTGAATTATGTGCGTGGAGGCACATTCAGAGCTTTTGCAAATTTAAATGTTGAATATAAAATCTTAAAAAATCTTACATACAGATTCGTATTCTCTCCTGAATATATTAATTTAGAAGAAGATACATATTGGAATCCGATACACGGTGACGGTGCCAATTATGGAGGATACCAAAAAACGGGTGTTAACCGATTTTTTAATTTCAACGTACAAAATATCTTAGATTTTAATTATAGACTTGATCGTCATAATTTTGGAGCTTCATTAATCCAGGAAGCCTATAAAAAAGATAATAAATATTTAACTGCAACTGGAATTACTGTTGGTACTCCAACATTACAGACTCTAACTAATTTTATTGTTCCTTTTGGATATCAAGGAGAGAACGAAATTTCATCTCGTTACGGATACGCTGTTACAGGTCACTATGACTATGATAAGTTAGTGATGTTAGATGCGTCATACAGACGTGATATCCTTTCGCAGTTTCTTCCAGGAAAGAAAGCTGGTAACTTTTGGTCTGTTGGGGTAGGTTTAGATGTAGCACGATTTGATGTTATTAAAAATATTGATGCAATCTCAA is a genomic window of Chryseobacterium nakagawai containing:
- the infB gene encoding translation initiation factor IF-2 codes for the protein MPKIRLNKAVKEFNISMSRLVEFLQSKGFEVEGNPNAQLEESAYSALEAEFAKDGEQRKASHEVVITKVPEEKLEIEEKKTPEVIRAKANKPETKILGKIDLEPAKPEVEETPAAPVATPVEEKKEEIVKEEPEVKAAPEKQEFKVLDKIDLSQIESRNRPVKKDKPKMEEKKEEAKPVEPVKETPKPVVEEKKIEAPKVEAEPESQEPQKIETVYQKLDGPKIVGEKIDLTQFAPKPGAGAKKKRKRIEKPGGGPNNQGQGGNNQNSGNNNQGQGGQGGNRPHNNNGGGQGGNRQGQGGQGNRPQGQGGNRFGNNQGGNRPGGQGGGFKKGGQNNRPGQRVMPVELTDEQVKNQIKETLEKLTNKGGKSKSAKHRKDKRTYRREQDERQQELEAQDRTLKVTEFITVGELASLMNVSPTEVISACFSLGVMVTMNQRLEADTLLLVADEFGYKIEFSDADLEDTESEDEIDTEESLVSRAPVVTVMGHVDHGKTSLLDYVRKTNVIAGESGGITQHIGAYNVKLENGQRITFLDTPGHEAFTAMRARGAQITDIAIIVIAADDDVMPQTKEAIAHAQAAQVPMIIAINKVDKPNANPDNIRQQLSGLNPPVLVEEWGGNVQAQEISAKFGNNVDVLLEKVLLQAEMLELKANPDRSANGVVIEASLDKGRGYVATMLVQTGTLRVGDYVVAGKNHGKVKALLDERGKNLAEAGPSIPATILGLDGAPTAGDKFRVYADESEGKAIANKREQLQRELSIRTKKHTTLEELGRRIALGEFKELNIILKGDVDGSVEALSDQLQRLSTEEISVKILHSGVGQITESDINLAAASDAIIIGFNVRAGANAKELADREEIEIRTYSVIYKAIDEVKEAMEGMLSPEIQEQVIGNVEIREVFKISKVGSIAGCMVLTGKVTRQSKVRLLRDGIVKFDGELESLKRFKDDVKEVTKGYECGLNLKGYNDIEIGDILEVYEEVAVKKKLK
- a CDS encoding SusC/RagA family TonB-linked outer membrane protein — encoded protein: MNVKLRVLSAGALFFLGQAAFAQTTKKDTANATQIEEVVMVGFGQKKTIQEMTGSVSTMSAKSIEDIPVASVDKMLQGRVAGVQTGSASGQPGGMTNVRVRGISSINGVSSPIYIVDGVRISSGDVSKQTTTSNALAGLNPDDIENVTVLKDAVSTAVYGADAGAGVIVITTKSGKKGKPKFNVAFNSGFNDRAIKPHDSFNTADWRTYLLQAYSNRDNKTYTAAQIAAGAVGANAAGVFSAGDQTTDWQNATQKKGYQQNLDISMSGGNDKFTYYSSFNYFNQESVVRGSYFNRIAFTNKLSYQATDKLKVSTDFQFSYGKISTLSNGGAFSNPILTQYFNRPTDPIRNSDGTWNFGDGGRLSNGNFNSAALQDLNYVRGGTFRAFANLNVEYKILKNLTYRFVFSPEYINLEEDTYWNPIHGDGANYGGYQKTGVNRFFNFNVQNILDFNYRLDRHNFGASLIQEAYKKDNKYLTATGITVGTPTLQTLTNFIVPFGYQGENEISSRYGYAVTGHYDYDKLVMLDASYRRDILSQFLPGKKAGNFWSVGVGLDVARFDVIKNIDAISMLKFRASYGKLGNQVLANPYATYSYTTNYNDFAAASINRVFNPNLSWETVNPFNVGFDFGFFKNRLTISAEYYNKKTKDLIYNIPLSGAQGGMDPDETNNPNRNNYLVDNIGTLVNKGFEFSVNGDIFRGDRNQFNWSVGANLSTLNNEITELYGQPVNAATTTVRVGEGVRTFYLRKWAGVDPNNGDPLWYINGVDGATTNDYNKAQQAVQGSFLSNVFGGANTSLSYKGFSLDLQFTYGFGGKIYDNWANYLYSDGQYSVNYPGYGDVMGDYWTPTNTGASNPKPIIGGNKRSNQASTRFLYKSDYIRLSNARLGYTFDSDFLKGSGLGSVQVYVMANNAWTYRFDKNLKFDPETNISGFTDLNLPVLKSFLFGVNLSF